The genomic DNA CCGCTTTCGGAATAACTGCTGCATCACTGCACGCCTAGCTGATCTCGATCTGGACTGGACGTGGGCGCGCGCACAGGCAAAGGGATGCGAAAGGCGGCCGGGCCGGCAACTGTGGGCAAGGGAAATGGCATCTAGCTAAGCATCTTCTTCCCCCCGCGCGAATGGCCAcggcctccgccaccaccacttgATTCGGGCCGTGCTCGCCCAATGCTGATCGATGACACAGGGCGTCAAAAATCTACAGCAACCAGAATGCATCATCCATTCCTTCCTCCCAGACCGAGAAGAATGtgtgcgccgccaccacccagcTCAGTTAGCCTGTTCCTAAATCAATGTTTTAATCTTTGACCATGCATCAATAATTCATAATAAAATCCAGGTCATCACCACGATCGATGGATACACACGCGTaattcaagattcaaactttgaaaatgtTAACCTAAAATTAATCTTGTATAATACAAATTgtcttataaaaataatatcatTGGATCTGTGtttaaaaatactttcatatGGCTAAAAATTTATTGCTACAAATATTATGCTACAAGAGATATTTAGAGTCAAATGTTAGTATTGAAGATCATGACAAGTTTAACCACGCCTTACATTTGGCTATTTCCcatttgggatagagggagtagcaGCAGGTTCCCACATCACAGCACACCCCCATCAATTTCTTCATCGACCCAAAGGATTTGGTGCATCTCTATGCTTCGGGTACATCGGACGGTTGAGGCATCTCTATGCTTCAGGTACATCGTCTTTGGTGCATCTCTATATTAATGACAAATTGACGATGCACAGCTTGTGGCCCTTGACGAGCGTCAGCCAAGTCAAGTCAAGCCAATTGGTGGCACAAAAGAACCAAATACTGACTGTATTTGACAGAATGCATCACATATTTCTCCCATGCGGCGAAGAAGCCGTGCGTCGCCGACACCACCCAGCTCATCAGTTCCACTAGAAACGCCCGACCGGCGGAAGAAGATCGAGCCATGGCTGAGCTCGCGTCGGGCGCCGTGAGCTCGTTGCTGGTCGTCATCCGCAATGAGGCGCTGCTGCTCCGCGGCGTCCAGGACGACGTGCAGTTCATCAaggaggagatggagagcaTGAAGAGCTTCCTGGCGCACCTAGCCCGGAGTGCGCCGCCCGGCGGCGAGCACGACGAGCAGGTGCGCACGTGGATGACTCAGGTCCGGCTGCTAGCCCAGGACTGCAACAACTGCATCGACCTGTACCTGTACCGCGGCAACCCGGACATCCACCGGGCCAGGGGCGGAATCCGGCGCTACGTCTGGTGGGTTTCCTGGTTCCTGCACAAGATGGCCGCGCAGCACCGCGCGGCCATCCAGCTCCGCCAGCTCAAAGACCGGGCACGCGACGTTGGCGAGAGACGCCTGAGGTACGGCGTGGAGGTCCCGGGGAAGTCGACGACATTGGGGCAGTCACCTCATGTTGCAGCTGGTGGCTATGCTACtgccgacgatgaagaagaccGTGATGAAGAAGATCAGACCGCCAAGATCCAGCTCGTCACGCCAACGACCCATCACTATGGTCCAAGAGCCTTCTTTGAGCCTCGCTCTCGGGACGACTACGTCAAGGCGAAGCTGCTGGAGTGGGTATCTGCCCTTACTGCAGGTGCCGGCGAGACTTTGTCCATAGCCATTGTGGCACCGGATACAGATCGAGCCGTCCTCGATCTTGCACAAAAAACTTTGGTTGTGCCACTCTTTCCACCCGCCTACACTAACCCAGGCTACCATCGTGGTATCTTGGTCAACATCCCGGCGGTGCACCTAAATACCTTCTTTTTTCCTGTGCCGCTACGACCCAAGGAGGTTCTCTACTACATTCTGCGGGAGCTCAAGCATGCCAAATCCCGATCCCATAagcaggacatagatcaaagcAAAGGGGAGGATGAGGAGAAGGAACCTGATTTTTGGCAAGCTTTCAACAAAAAACGTGATATTTACCTTGGAAAAAAGAGGGTGATTCATAAAatcaaagagaaaataaaaaacatgaaGGTTTACGAAAAGCTTGACAGGATCGAGCGTGAAATTCGAGCTCAACAGCAGAAGGGCAATCAGCAGCAGCTGTTTCAGCAGGACCTTGGACAAAAGAAGGGCTTGGATAAGCTGGACCTAGTCGTACTCCTTCAGATGCTGCTCCATCCTCAACAGGACCAAGCGAAGAATAGAGACATGCAGACAATGCCAGTGTGGGACGACAACACCATTGTGGAAATAGCTAAGAAGTTTAAGGAGTACATGGAAGCAGATGAAAAAGCCAATGAGCTTAAGGAGGAAACGGGggcagaagaaaaggaagatacAGCcaagcaagaaaaagaagaagacgatGGAGGAgtagagaggaaggaggagaaaggagacaagatggaggaggagaaacgaggaggagagaggaataaggaggagaagaaagaaggagggaGGCAGTACGAAGAGGAGCAATtaggaggagggagggaagagCAGGAGAACGAGGAGGGAGacaagagagaggaggagaaaggaGAAGAGGGGGTCGAGATGAAggaggagaaaggaggaagagacgagGAGGAGAAAGGAGAAGATGGAGTCGAGATGGAGGAGGACAAAGGAGGAGATAAGGAGGAGAAAGGAGACAAGATAGaggagacggaggaggaggagcaagcagaagaagaaaacgAAGACAACAATGACAACGTAGAAGACAATAAAAAAGAGGAAGACCAAGAAgatcaagaagaggaaggcccaaTTTATCTTCATCAACTTCAGTACGAACAAATCCTACGGGAAGTATTCCCCATGCAAGCCCAGCCGGCCAAGCAAGCTTCAAAAATCACGACGACTACATTGGACGAGGAACAAATCAAAAAAATGATCAACGAGGCAAAACAAGAGGTCTTGAGGGAGCTGCAGGAAGGCAAACCAGATAAGAATCAAGCAACAGGAGAACCATGTCAAAACCAAAATGTTGGTTTTGAAGAGATTGCACagaagattaaaaaaatcaagtgGGAACTTAAAGAACAGCTAAAGATCAAAGGTATCGTGGACAAGATTAAAAAACTCTTGGGAGATGAATGCCCACTAATTATCCTCAAAGTTGACGAGATGATGGATGGATCCAGATGGGAGGATGTCAGAAAGGCTTTGAGCCTGTTAGATTGCAGCGCTGATGCACTGATCTTCACCACCTCGGAGAGCATCCAGGAGGCTAAAGGATATTGTTATCCACCACGAGAACCTATAGACTATTCTCTTGTTGGCCTCTACCATGATACAGTGCTCGAGCTTACTAGCAAGCAGAAGAATGAAGACAATTTTGACCCCCAGGTTTTTCGTGACATCTTGGAGTGTTGTTTTTTTTC from Setaria italica strain Yugu1 chromosome VII, Setaria_italica_v2.0, whole genome shotgun sequence includes the following:
- the LOC101766437 gene encoding uncharacterized protein LOC101766437, which translates into the protein MAELASGAVSSLLVVIRNEALLLRGVQDDVQFIKEEMESMKSFLAHLARSAPPGGEHDEQVRTWMTQVRLLAQDCNNCIDLYLYRGNPDIHRARGGIRRYVWWVSWFLHKMAAQHRAAIQLRQLKDRARDVGERRLRYGVEVPGKSTTLGQSPHVAAGGYATADDEEDRDEEDQTAKIQLVTPTTHHYGPRAFFEPRSRDDYVKAKLLEWVSALTAGAGETLSIAIVAPDTDRAVLDLAQKTLVVPLFPPAYTNPGYHRGILVNIPAVHLNTFFFPVPLRPKEVLYYILRELKHAKSRSHKQDIDQSKGEDEEKEPDFWQAFNKKRDIYLGKKRVIHKIKEKIKNMKVYEKLDRIEREIRAQQQKGNQQQLFQQDLGQKKGLDKLDLVVLLQMLLHPQQDQAKNRDMQTMPVWDDNTIVEIAKKFKEYMEADEKANELKEETGAEEKEDTAKQEKEEDDGGVERKEEKGDKMEEEKRGGERNKEEKKEGGRQYEEEQLGGGREEQENEEGDKREEEKGEEGVEMKEEKGGRDEEEKGEDGVEMEEDKGGDKEEKGDKIEETEEEEQAEEENEDNNDNVEDNKKEEDQEDQEEEGPIYLHQLQYEQILREVFPMQAQPAKQASKITTTTLDEEQIKKMINEAKQEVLRELQEGKPDKNQATGEPCQNQNVGFEEIAQKIKKIKWELKEQLKIKGIVDKIKKLLGDECPLIILKVDEMMDGSRWEDVRKALSLLDCSADALIFTTSESIQEAKGYCYPPREPIDYSLVGLYHDTVLELTSKQKNEDNFDPQVFRDILECCFFSKDNLEYEPHEFCMKIFTHALYANSNRSSEELIKLRSTLQALPKSFDIRAKKMFMYSYNDLPKEYKSCLLYLAIFPKGQKIRRSDLIGRWVAEGLIVKEDWPSSVKQARRCFDALIRRWLVYPVDIGATGKVKSCVVGDLVHGFITTIARKQHFVETRLSHHLARHFSVFNDLQLRSSDRIDKFFQDLSKSYRVSLLKVLDLEGCKCFGGKNQRYLKDICTKMLLLKYLSLRGTDITQLPSEINYLRELEVLDIRQTKVPAQATANILLLKLKRLLAGDIDPSSSNFGSVQIPHRIGKMVKVEVLSNVKALNNDDLKDIGKLWQLRKLEVVISDKDSQLENLLQTISDLHECLRSLSITLPTAASCKDTPSSVKLPNNIGSCLKQNPKILESLSIRGTTLKGHLLPVITNGGNNKLAKCVRLHHIDCTEGKLTFKKDRFISLKCLFVEGSDLTNITFEDEAACELEKMVLSFTSTESISGVDRLPKLEELELNNSSGRLLSSFENTKQIAKLTLRGTLLDQDALKILANKPNIRCLVLLDKSFLGSQNQITFNKDEFIWLNLLDVHCSSITKIVFTSGSAPRLEKIVWSSFASLSGIENLPRLKELEFNGKDVPNEVTEAIKKHKNKPSLKDNAPETQDQAKGDEEEDDDDDARFPFCWKKQV